In a genomic window of Polycladomyces abyssicola:
- the dtd gene encoding D-aminoacyl-tRNA deacylase, producing MRIVLQRAKEARVKVEGNIVGEIDHGLVLLVGFTDSDDEDDLRYLAEKVVHLRIFEDEEGKMNRSLVDVKGSILSVSQFTLYGDCRKGRRPNFMAAARPEKAVVLYDRFNQLLREHGVRVETGVFGAMMQVELINDGPVTILLESKPK from the coding sequence GTGAGGATCGTATTGCAACGGGCGAAGGAAGCCCGGGTCAAAGTGGAGGGCAATATTGTCGGCGAAATCGACCATGGCTTGGTTCTGCTGGTTGGGTTTACTGACAGCGACGATGAAGATGACCTGAGATATTTGGCGGAAAAGGTGGTACACCTGCGGATTTTCGAAGATGAAGAAGGTAAGATGAATCGCTCCCTGGTGGATGTGAAAGGGAGCATTTTATCGGTTTCGCAGTTTACGCTGTATGGTGATTGCCGAAAAGGGCGTCGGCCCAATTTTATGGCTGCGGCCAGACCGGAAAAGGCAGTCGTCCTTTATGACCGGTTCAACCAACTGCTCAGAGAACACGGCGTACGGGTGGAAACGGGCGTGTTCGGCGCCATGATGCAAGTGGAGCTGATCAATGACGGACCGGTTACCATTCTGTTGGAAAGCAAGCCAAAGTAA